One segment of Novipirellula artificiosorum DNA contains the following:
- a CDS encoding esterase/lipase family protein, whose amino-acid sequence MHRIYPLILLILLLVPNALNSQQPTLNPFLTEHTVQNPPEQNEQNEQNEQNEQNEQNEQNEQNEQNEQDESDETGFANPMNLLNKTAGGTQWWTDHLWDHGYRIQQNTLTKHWRLLDPDDVRLTWGTRAECDTCLTEQAVSKTETRRVTLLLHGLMRTHHSMKSLEHDLLQQSDTEIIRFAYASTRESIGEHAAALREVVEGLPNETRINFVGHSMGNIVVRHLIGDLQRDGDPKGILPRCEAMVMLGPPNNGAAIARRLSTNSLYGWVTGKGGLELGPEWETFEKKLGTPPFPFAIIAGDVSDNSVQNPLVDGASDFVVSIEEASLEGSKAFHTVPVLHSFLMNNADARKFAVDFLTSHQSDQAK is encoded by the coding sequence ATGCACCGAATCTACCCGCTGATCCTTTTGATTCTCCTGCTGGTGCCCAACGCACTGAACTCGCAGCAGCCGACTCTCAATCCCTTCCTGACGGAGCACACGGTGCAGAATCCCCCCGAACAAAACGAACAAAACGAACAAAACGAACAAAACGAACAAAACGAACAAAACGAACAAAACGAACAAAACGAACAAAACGAACAAGACGAATCGGACGAAACAGGGTTTGCCAATCCAATGAACTTGCTAAACAAAACCGCGGGGGGGACCCAGTGGTGGACCGACCACCTATGGGATCACGGATATCGCATCCAACAAAACACGTTAACCAAGCATTGGCGTCTACTCGACCCCGACGACGTCCGTTTGACGTGGGGCACGCGAGCGGAATGTGACACCTGTTTGACCGAACAAGCGGTTTCGAAGACGGAAACAAGACGCGTCACCCTGCTGCTGCATGGGCTGATGCGAACCCATCACTCGATGAAATCACTCGAACACGATTTGCTACAACAGAGCGACACCGAGATCATTCGGTTTGCCTACGCCAGCACGCGTGAATCGATCGGTGAGCATGCCGCCGCACTTCGTGAAGTGGTCGAGGGTTTGCCGAACGAAACGCGTATCAACTTTGTCGGGCACAGCATGGGCAACATCGTGGTCCGGCACCTGATTGGCGATCTTCAGCGTGACGGTGATCCGAAAGGGATTTTGCCACGTTGCGAAGCGATGGTCATGCTTGGCCCACCGAACAACGGAGCTGCAATTGCTCGCCGGTTGTCGACGAACAGCTTGTATGGTTGGGTCACAGGCAAAGGTGGCTTGGAGCTTGGCCCCGAATGGGAAACATTCGAAAAGAAATTGGGGACACCGCCGTTTCCGTTTGCCATCATCGCAGGCGACGTCTCGGACAACTCGGTCCAGAACCCTTTGGTCGACGGTGCGAGCGATTTTGTGGTCAGCATCGAAGAAGCTTCGCTTGAGGGTAGCAAGGCCTTCCACACGGTTCCCGTGCTACACAGTTTTCTGATGAACAACGCGGACGCCCGAAAATTCGCGGTCGACTTCTTGACGTCGCATCAATCCGACCAAGCCAAATGA
- a CDS encoding YcjF family protein: MAFSWWNLRSKGPSDDETYAKQIDELREKSPIPSIWLFGKTGSGKSSIVQFLTGAEEASIGEGYRPETKTSRRFDFPDSLEPLLSFLDTRGLAEAGYDPRDDLRRFSQSTQLMIVTTRVADHALDSLIEPLRRIRKDAPERPVILVLTCLHEATGRVDVSEGADPFDSMSPLPSSLQSLVDEKTKQFAGLCDGIVPVDLTRIEDGFADPNFGGRRLKDAILAQLPHAYRQALLALKDTDGDPTSLRQKNSRRQILASSAMAATAGAVPVPWVDIPAVLAIQAHLAVKVARIYEQEITPARWAVLSSAAGSRIAVRFALRGALKFIPFVGMAAGAASSFAFTYALGMSWDWYFADLREGNLPDPDQLRDVFVEQLKRGHELWKAD, translated from the coding sequence ATGGCATTTTCATGGTGGAACCTGCGTTCCAAGGGTCCTAGCGACGACGAAACATACGCGAAACAGATCGATGAGCTGCGAGAGAAATCACCGATACCTTCGATTTGGCTGTTCGGCAAGACCGGCAGCGGCAAGAGCTCCATCGTTCAGTTTTTAACCGGTGCCGAAGAAGCTTCGATCGGAGAAGGCTATCGTCCCGAAACGAAGACCTCACGGCGATTTGATTTTCCGGATTCGTTGGAACCGCTGTTGAGCTTCCTCGATACCCGAGGACTCGCCGAAGCGGGGTACGACCCGCGCGATGACCTCCGTCGTTTTTCGCAGTCGACTCAATTGATGATTGTAACCACTCGGGTCGCTGACCATGCACTCGATTCTTTGATCGAACCGTTGCGTAGAATTCGCAAGGATGCACCTGAGCGTCCAGTCATCTTGGTGCTGACCTGCCTGCACGAGGCGACGGGACGGGTTGATGTGTCGGAGGGTGCGGATCCCTTTGACTCGATGTCTCCCTTGCCGTCTTCGTTGCAATCACTGGTGGATGAAAAGACCAAGCAGTTTGCTGGGCTCTGTGATGGGATCGTCCCCGTTGACTTGACACGAATCGAAGACGGTTTCGCCGATCCAAACTTTGGGGGACGGCGACTGAAGGACGCCATCCTCGCGCAACTGCCGCATGCATACCGCCAAGCGCTGCTCGCGTTGAAGGACACCGACGGTGACCCCACCAGTTTGCGGCAAAAGAACTCTCGACGCCAGATTCTGGCCTCCAGTGCGATGGCGGCTACCGCGGGTGCGGTGCCCGTCCCTTGGGTCGACATCCCTGCGGTGCTCGCGATTCAAGCCCACTTGGCGGTCAAGGTCGCCCGAATCTATGAACAAGAAATCACTCCTGCACGCTGGGCGGTGCTCAGCAGTGCGGCGGGATCTCGAATCGCCGTTCGGTTTGCACTGCGCGGAGCACTTAAGTTCATCCCATTTGTTGGCATGGCTGCGGGGGCCGCAAGCTCATTCGCCTTCACCTACGCGCTGGGGATGTCGTGGGATTGGTATTTTGCGGACCTTCGTGAAGGGAATCTCCCCGATCCCGATCAATTGCGTGATGTTTTTGTGGAACAACTGAAACGGGGGCATGAATTATGGAAAGCCGACTGA
- a CDS encoding exonuclease domain-containing protein: MTFAANFIAIDFETANRRPDSACQLAAVVVRDGVISDSKMWMIRPEPFYFSPFNIEVHGIVPDDVEHEGNFADQWDSMAAFLGLGAKGPGQRCLVAHNAAFDIGVLSACLKSHRLAVPDLDYTCTRSIARQTWPKRPRFGLKPLSDWLGVEFRHHDALEDSIACAKILLAAGIARQVSTLEQLEQSLKLSRGTAGPWGKKGPAKLRSPRKMKPPPTASQPSEDESSGLQSLLDLQRLLVRAEFIRPLSGQTIVFTGHLASLDRQDAEQLASRLGGLCQNKVTKETDMLVVGNRAPQTAVAGRTLSVKEETANAYQAAGGPIRIVTEQEFLGYIVANAER; the protein is encoded by the coding sequence ATGACGTTCGCGGCTAACTTTATCGCCATTGATTTTGAAACCGCTAATCGAAGGCCCGACAGCGCCTGCCAATTAGCAGCCGTGGTCGTTCGCGATGGCGTCATTTCGGACTCGAAAATGTGGATGATTCGGCCGGAACCCTTCTACTTTAGCCCTTTCAACATCGAGGTCCACGGGATCGTCCCCGATGACGTCGAGCATGAAGGCAACTTTGCCGACCAATGGGACAGCATGGCGGCGTTCTTGGGTCTCGGCGCTAAGGGCCCCGGACAACGTTGCTTGGTCGCTCACAATGCGGCGTTCGACATTGGCGTGCTCAGCGCGTGCTTGAAGAGCCACCGATTGGCGGTCCCTGACCTGGATTACACCTGCACCCGTTCGATCGCTCGGCAAACTTGGCCGAAACGGCCACGATTTGGGCTGAAGCCGTTATCGGATTGGCTTGGCGTCGAATTCCGCCATCATGATGCATTGGAAGATTCCATCGCCTGCGCCAAAATCTTGCTCGCCGCCGGGATTGCTCGTCAAGTTTCAACGCTCGAGCAATTGGAGCAGTCGCTAAAACTGTCGCGTGGGACGGCGGGTCCATGGGGCAAAAAGGGCCCTGCGAAGCTGCGCAGCCCGAGGAAGATGAAGCCGCCCCCCACTGCATCCCAACCCAGTGAGGATGAATCGAGCGGCTTGCAGTCCTTGTTAGATTTGCAGCGGCTGCTGGTCCGTGCCGAGTTCATTCGCCCGCTTTCAGGGCAAACGATTGTTTTTACCGGCCATTTGGCATCGCTCGACCGCCAAGATGCCGAGCAGTTGGCATCGCGATTAGGAGGCCTATGCCAAAACAAGGTCACCAAGGAAACCGATATGCTGGTGGTAGGAAATCGTGCACCGCAGACCGCCGTGGCGGGTCGAACCCTCAGCGTCAAGGAGGAAACCGCCAACGCTTACCAAGCCGCAGGCGGTCCGATTCGGATTGTGACCGAGCAAGAGTTTCTCGGCTACATCGTGGCGAACGCCGAGCGATAA